In Juglans regia cultivar Chandler chromosome 5, Walnut 2.0, whole genome shotgun sequence, the following are encoded in one genomic region:
- the LOC118348463 gene encoding pentatricopeptide repeat-containing protein At1g06143-like: MTDLRSPEKNIGQLQLPASESNHFSSLPSKNVVSTQSMQVDGRPLLYPVEDCYPILIALHLSGESFIHRRGFVEVEGRVLENGFDLDVYIGSALIDMYAKCGSLDRSLLVFFKLREKNLFCWNSVIEGLAVHGYAYEALKMFSRMEREKIKPNVVTFISVLRACTHAGLVEEGLRRFLSMGSDYSIRAAMKYLGVEKSSPGSSWIEMGRKIHQFAASDKTHPAYNEIYLCWLSWMGC; this comes from the exons ATGACAGATTTGAGGTCCCCGGAGAAAAATATTGGCCAACTCCAGTTACCTGCGTCTGAGTCGAATCATTTCTCGTCTCTACCCTCTAAAAATGTAGTTTCCACCCAGAGCATGCAGGTGGATGGGAGGCCTTTGCTTTATCCTGTG GAGGATTGCTACCCAATACTCATCGCCTTGCATCTATCTGGAGAATCCTTCATCCATCGGAGAGGATTTGTAGAGGTGGAAGGAAGAGTATTGGAG AATGGGTTTGATCTTGATGTTTATATTGGGTCTGCATTGATTGATATGTATGCCAAGTGTGGGAGCTTAGATAGGTCACTTTTGGTGTTCTTCAAGTTGCGGGAAAAGAATCTGTTTTGTTGGAATTCAGTAATTGAAGGGCTTGCAGTTCACGGATATGCATATGAAGCACTAAAGATGTTTAGTAGGATGGAGAGGGAGAAGATCAAACCAAATGTGGTCACTTTTATCAGTGTTCTGAGGGCCTGCACACACGCAGGATTAGTTGAAGAAGGCCTTCGGAGGTTTCTGAGCATGGGCAGTGATTATTCGATCCGGGCAGCCATGAAATATCTAGGGGTAGAAAAGAGTAGTCCTGGATCCAGTTGGATTGAAATGGGAAGGAAGATTCATCAGTTTGCAGCATCTGATAAAACTCACCCAGCTTATAATGAAATTTACTTGTGCTGGCTTAGTTGGATGGGCTGCTGA